A single Anopheles arabiensis isolate DONGOLA chromosome 2, AaraD3, whole genome shotgun sequence DNA region contains:
- the LOC120908460 gene encoding myosin regulatory light chain 2 yields the protein MSEKEKKVKKKKASSKDDTPADTPGADTPAAPTPSDSAAGSQRGSTRGSSSRKAKKAPSSVFVLFSQKQIAEFKEAFALMDNDKDGVIGKNDLRSTFDALGKLVSDKELDEMLGEATGPLNFTQLLTLFANRMSGGGQDDDDVVINAFKAFDTNGKIDGEKFRFALTHWGQDKFTEDEVDDAFDQMVIDDKGYIDTAALIGMLTGSEEGEEE from the exons ATG TctgagaaggagaagaaggtcaagaagaagaaggcgtCGTCCAAGGATGACACCCCAGCAGATACCCCTGGAGCAGACACCCCGGCGGCACCGACCCCCTCGGACTCTGCGGCCGGCTCGCAGCGCGGCTCGACCCGCGGCTCGTCGTCCCGCAAGGCAAAGAAGGCCCCATCCTCGGTCTTCGTTCTCTTCTCCCAGAAGCAGATCGCCGAATTCAAAGAG GCTTTCGCGCTAATGGACAACGACAAGGATGGTGTCATTGGCAAGAACGATCTCCGCTCCACCTTCGACGCCCTCGGCAAGCTGGTGTCGGACAAGGAGCTGGACGAGATGCTCGGTGAGGCTACGGGACCGCTCAACTTCACCCAGCTGCTGACGCTGTTCGCCAACCGCATGTCGGGTGGTGGCCAGGATGACGACGATGTCGTCATCAACGCGTTCAAGGCCTTCGACACCAACGGCAAGATCGATGGCGAGAAGTTCCGCTTCGCCCTGACCCACTGGGGCCAGGACAAGTTCACCGAGGACGAGGTTGACGATGCATTCGATCAGATGGTCATTGACGATAAGGGCTACATCGACACTGCTGCTCTGATCGGCATGCTCACCGGATCCGAGGAGGGAGAGGAAgaataa
- the LOC120908457 gene encoding uncharacterized protein LOC120908457, translating into MKLSDAYEARSRSFVLLSVVVLLLVGEARGLNLVAHISQRGLHGEIAFSQHNDRQVLIASELETTLQYPEQAWSWGVYQLPVDYTIVDPQERCQLARLGEQLWSFDDDLGYLMLPGNESTTWLNDISLTGEKGLWGKSLVLYDPTINVRICATIVTRDGSQDHLADARFSSPITGSIYFRWLAAKESNHSDTLIHTNLFHIRDQSRKMGSPAYTEHVWKIYVTDIFESEAQNAEENCNKLQLVFDPQNRGAGNAIGDIDGRVGPLRITTNARQNQYPQLFHDHKLVLLPSDLYGPSRKLYVVVFDPTHPDTFLACAKIRHQKPRTARALVDGGGMRGDMRFTQRSRFEPTWIQASFGAASNESAANINYAKDVSSFRINQLPLEAYAGPEERYCLTGGGVFNPTGIAEKDKPPPGYGTQDQYPVGDLSGKLLNRNKKESHSFYLPGSSAELSGLYWDTFLPLQGPNAITFRSFSVQRYNRTLPTNITEAPWACGTVALYEFNRPYQVPILTAQVLYRYPIVGRILFRQVKDEHWSETAVIFEYLIHADGSNVNKTADHRWAITDEPPGKDFYDWQNRCVSAGGVYNPFKAAPLMGKGWEEICTGSSVELCRVGDLSNRLGALAIAGHKREATEISRKMFIDVNLPLSGPASIIGRSLVIFDDNGPKARGERLACSVIGGYHRRKVVARDWYSNGDLLTIKGKLELVQQSEYDLTNAEVDFKGLDQNSGYHVHVAPVEGDLEFPCEDSTVYGHWNPRNVEPKQSPPPAMGSTDQYELGDLSGKFGTLDGVTMYEQAYNDTRLPLFGYESIIGRSIVVHKKEKNRRWACSTLERGYSPNEAREIRAIASFHHPTGFAYGYIRFTQLIGNDNSQSDTIIEVKLRYPGKHDRNVTHNHNWHIWVNPVGVDATVQQVETRCVAAGYVWNPYYTQLADPLNQELYKQECGPDNPLRCYVGDVGARLGPISIGSRRQVFTDSNFPLEGTVSALGRSIVIFGAEYSGHRFACAKIEPDHDIVKYINLKKPPRFVVAQFLEDVRHVMGLPEWMLAIDSRSTKSLHNDACIQMIVHFKGPAAHKIEQDFSRLLAVGRLDSPSIYIPGYDNSKRKRTLSYRTCGVRDPNEKSAKTLFGSSGSMRKLPAGLGVLLAFAFVRLFSQAMV; encoded by the exons ATGAAGCTCTCGGATGCGTATGAAGCGAGATCTCGCTCGTTTGTACTGCTGTCCGTAGTGGTGCTACTTCTGGTTGGTGAAG CTCGAGGGTTAAACCTGGTGGCGCATATCTCCCAGCGCGGACTGCATGGAGAGATTGCCTTCTCGCAGCACAACGACCGCCAGGTATTGATTGCATCCGAGCTCGAGACGACGCTCCAATATCCGGAACAGGCGTGGAGCTGGGGCGTCTACCAGCTGCCCGTCGACTACACGATCGTAGATCCGCAGGAACGCTGCCAGCTCGCACGACTCGGTGAGCAGCTGTGGTCGTTCGACGATGACTTGGGCTATTTGATGCTGCCGGGCAATGAGTCGACCACCTGGCTGAACGACATCTCGCTTACCGGCGAGAAGGGCCTGTGGGGCAAATCGCTCGTCCTGTACGATCCGACCATAAACGTGCGGATCTGTGCGACGATTGTGACGCGCGATGGCTCGCAGGACCACCTGGCCGATGCACGCTTCTCCAGCCCCATCACCGGGTCCATCTATTTCCGCTGGCTGGCGGCAAAGGAATCGAACCACTCGGACACACTGATCCACACCAACCTGTTTCACATACGCGATCAGTCGCGGAAGATGGGCAGCCCAGCCTACACCGAGCACGTGTGGAAGATTTACGTGACGGACATTTTTGAAAGTGAGGCACAGAATGCGGAAGAAAACTGTAACAAGCTGCAGCTGGTGTTTGATCCACAAAATCGCGGCGCGGGCAATGCCATCGGTGACATTGATGGACGTGTAGGTCCACTGCGCATCACGACGAACGCGCGGCAGAACCAGTACCCGCAGCTCTTCCACGACCATAAGCTCGTTCTGCTGCCGAGCGATCTTTATGGGCCGTCGCGCAAGCTGTACGTCGTGGTGTTTGATCCGACTCATCCGGATACGTTTCTGGCCTGTGCCAAGATTCGACACCAGAAGCCGAGAACAGCTCGCGCTCTGGTGGATGGCGGTGGCATGCGAGGAGATATGCGCTTTACTCAACGATCCCGGTTCGAGCCTACCTGGATTCAGGCCAGCTTCGGAGCAGCCAGCAATGAGTCCGCGGCCAACATTAACTACGCCAAAGATGTCTCTAGCTTCCGGATCAATCAGCTTCCTTTGGAAGCTTACGCAGGTCCGGAGGAACGCTACTGTCTAACAGGTGGTGGCGTCTTCAACCCGACCGGAATTGCCGAGAAAGATAAGCCCCCGCCTGGCTATGGTACGCAAGATCAGTATCCGGTCGGCGATCTTAGTGGAAAGCTGttaaatagaaacaaaaaagagtcgCATTCGTTTTATCTGCCCGGTTCCAGTGCGGAACTGTCAGGTCTTTACTGGGACACATTTTTACCCCTTCAAGGACCGAACGCGATCACCTTCCGTAGCTTCTCCGtacagcgctacaaccgaACACTTCCAACAAACATCACCGAAGCCCCGTGGGCCTGTGGTACGGTGGCGCTGTACGAGTTCAATCGGCCTTATCAGGTGCCAATTCTAACGGCCCAGGTCCTGTACCGGTACCCCATCGTGGGTCGCATCCTGTTCCGACAGGTGAAGGATGAACATTGGTCGGAGACGGCCGTCATCTTCGAGTATCTGATCCATGCGGACGGCTCGAATGTCAACAAAACGGCCGACCATCGGTGGGCCATTACGGATGAACCGCCGGGGAAGGATTTCTACGATTGGCAGAACCGCTGCGTGAGTGCTGGTGGAGTGTACAATCCGTTCAAGGCTGCCCCACTCATGGGGAAAGGATGGGAAGAGATTTGTACCGGGTCTTCCGTAGAGTTGTGCCGGGTTGGTGATCTTTCGAACCGGTTGGGAGCACTGGCAATCGCTGGACATAAGCGAGAGGCGACAGAGATTAGTAGGAAAATGTTTATCGACGTGAATCTGCCGTTGAGTGGACCAGCTAGCATTATTGGCCGATCGTTGGTAATCTTTGATGATAACGGACCGAAAGCGCGCGGTGAGCGTCTTGCCTGTTCAGT CATTGGAGGATATCATCGCCGAAAGGTAGTCGCCAGAGATTGGTACTCCAATGGTGATTTGTTAACGATCAAGGGGAAGCTGGAGCTGGTACAGCAATCAGAGTACGATCTTACGAACGCAGAAGTTGATTTCAAGGGACTAGATCAAAACAGTGGCTATCATGTGCATGTA GCCCCCGTAGAAGGTGATCTAGAGTTCCCCTGCGAAGACTCCACCGTGTACGGACACTGGAACCCAAGAAACGTTGAGCCCAAacaatcaccaccaccggcaatGGGCAGCACGGATCAGTACGAGCTCGGAGATCTTAGTGGCAAGTTTGGAACACTGGATGGAGTGACCATGTACGAGCAGGCGTACAATGACACACGGCTGCCACTGTTCGGGTACGAGAGCATTATCGGCCGTTCGATTGTGGTGcacaagaaggaaaagaacCGGCGCTGGGCCTGCAGTACACTGGAGCGTGGATACAGTCCGAACGAGGCGCGTGAGATACGAGCAATTGCATCGTTTCATCATCCGACCGGCTTTGCATACGGGTACATACGGTTCACGCAGCTGATCGGTAATGATAACAGCCAGAGTGACACCATCATTGAGGTGAAGCTGCGCTACCCCGGTAAGCATGATCGCAATGTGACGCACAACCACAACTGGCACATCTGGGTGAACCCAGTCGGCGTGGATGCAACCGTTCAGCAGGTGGAAACGCGCTGTGTGGCGGCGGGATATGTGTGGAACCCTTACTACACACAGCTAGCAGATCCTTTAAAT CAAGAGCTGTACAAGCAAGAATGTGGACCAGATAATCCACTGCGCTGTTACGTAGGCGACGTAGGCGCCCGGCTTGGTCCCATCTCGATCGGTAGCCGCCGGCAGGTATTTACCGACAGCAATTTCCCCCTGGAAGGTACGGTCAGCGCACTCGGCCGATCGATCGTCATTTTTGGGGCCGAGTATTCGGGCCACCGGTTCGCCTGTGCCAAGATCGAGCCCGATCATGACATTGTGAAGTACATTAACCTGAAGAAACCGCCCCGGTTCGTGGTGGCACAGTTTCTCGAAGACGTGCGGCACGTTATGGGCCTGCCCGAATGGATGCTGGCGATCGATTCGCGCAGCACCAAGTCGCTGCACAATGACGCCTGCATTCAAATGATCGTGCACTTCAAGGGACCGGCCGCGCACAAGATAGAGCAAGACTTTTCGCGACTGCTCGCGGTTGGGCGGCTCGATTCGCCGAGCATCTACATCCCCGGGTACGATAATAGCAAGCGCAAGCGGACGCTCTCCTACCGAACGTGTGGGGTGCGCGATCCGAACGAAAAGAGTGCAAAAACGCTGTTCGGAAGTAGTGGTTCGATGCGCAAATTACCAGCAGGTTTGGGGGTGTTGTTAGCGTTTGCGTTTGTGAGATTATTTAGCCAAGCTATGGTTTAG
- the LOC120896183 gene encoding uncharacterized protein LOC120896183 — MFLRVQLLALALAVTLVQSSSAYYSGPFLFWGLDDLKDLQSPALAEVDDKMLRDLYSNAAAVVVFLRNGTTKLSADSFPTFKRIVEKYEYMYSPQQMLSSNPLDYNVNAEVINLVGSPSQQDVELSALFRDSTENYGERKVLGILANQWEEPHVLHKREAKGGDDLYSTSTTPGSPTDEPEIADSLYNVPGKAILYMTGPPVLKMLNDSDEGETTHVLDKHTLATYDARERESKMIVTFKVDDSTKLTLKFRFDMDAGYWSMSKVDVFVMDTKSKDGAKSLDTTLELEGKAPYAPLGASYSCARQLVFRNGTTILTLENIQVQPALEGKTKFDSAWDCVGFTTAPILSGIFVTSFMLIGLTIAIIAILDIKTPNRFESRTGKQLTFTVQE; from the exons ATGTTTCTCCGGGTGCAGCTGCTGGCGTTGGCGCTGGCCGTGACGCTGGTGCAAAGTTCGAGCGCCTACTACAGCGGGCCGTTCCTATTTTGGGGCCTGGACGATCTGAAGGACCTGCAGAGCCCGGCCCTGGCCGAGGTGGACGACAAGATGCTGCGGGATCTGTACTCGAACGCGGCCGCGGTGGTGGTTTTTCTACGCAACGGCACCACCAAACTGTCGGCGGACAGTTTCCCCACGTTCAAGCGGATCGTGGAGAAGTACGAGTACATGTACAGCCCGCAGCAAATGCTGAGCTCCAACCCGCTCGATTACAACGTGAACGCTGAG GTTATCAATCTGGTTGGCTCACCGTCCCAGCAGGATGTGGAACTGTCCGCACTGTTCCGCGACTCCACCGAGAACTACGGCGAGCGGAAGGTGCTGGGCATACTGGCCAACCAGTGGGAAGAGCCGCACGTACTGCACAAGCGTGAGGCGAAGGGTGGCGATGACCTCTACTCGACCAGCACCACGCCCGGCAGCCCGACGGACGAGCCGGAAATTGCCGACTCCCTGTACAATGTGCCCGGCAAGGCGATCCTGTACATGACCGGGCCGCCTGTGCTGAAGATGCTGAACGATTCGGACGAGGGTGAGACGACGCACGTGCTGGACAAGCACACGCTCGCCACGTACGATGCCCGGGAGCGCGAGAGTAAGATGATTGTCACCTTCAAGGTGGACGATTCGACGAAG CTCACACTCAAGTTCCGCTTCGATATGGATGCCGGGTACTGGTCCATGTCCAAGGTGGACGTATTTGTGATGGACACGAAGAGCAAGGACGGTGCCAAATCGCTCGATACGACGCTGGAACTGGAGGGTAAGGCCCCGTACGCACCGCTGGGCGCATCGTACTCTTGCGCCCGCCAGCTGGTATTCCGCAATGGCACCACAATTCTGACGCTGGAGAACATTCAG GTTCAGCCGGCCCTGGAAGGGAAAACGAAGTTTGACAGCGCCTGGGACTGCGTTGGGTTCACCACGGCACCGATCCTGTCCGGCATCTTCGTCACGTCCTTCATGCTGATCGGGCTGACCATCGCCATCATCGCCATACTGGACATCAAGACGCCGAACCGGTTCGAGTCACGCACCGGAAAGCAGTTGACATTCACCGTGCAGGAGTAA